From the genome of Leptospiraceae bacterium:
AATAGAAAGATTATAATCTTAAAGTAAATTCCTATAAGCATTTGGTTTTTTAACTATATCTGCCAATGTATAATTGGATAAAGTTTTAATAAATGCATTAAGTGCCGATCCGAGAATTGATTGTAGTTCACATACGGGGCTAATGGCACAAATTCCTTCTGGATTAAAACACTCTGCAAGATGAAAACTCGGTTCCATTGCGAGAACAACTTCCGAAAGTTTGATTTTATTTGGATGGATAGCCAAATTTATTCCCCCCTTTGCTCCTGGGACGGTATGAATGTATTTTAAAGTTGATAGCTTGTGTACGACTTTCACTAAATGGTTTTTCGAGATGTTAAAAGATTTTGCAATCTCTTTAATCGTTACCTTTCTATCGGAATGAGCGGAAAGAAATATTAATACTCTAAGTGAATAATCAGTATAGTTAGTTAATTGCATTGATCATCTTATTTTTTCAATAGATTATATTTCAAATATTTTTTTCTTTACAATTAAGGTATTATAAATACATTAATTGTAAAGAAAATAAGGGGTGGGATAATATGCCATTAACAGATACATATAGAAAACAACACGGAGAATTATTAGAGTTAGCAGGAAAGATTTCTAGTAAGCTTTCTAAAGAAGATGTGGTGGCACATTCAGGCGAAATAATTTCTATATTATCTCAGTTCGCTAGTAAACTAAATATGCATTTGACAATGGAGGATAAGGCACTTTATCCCAAATTAATGGCATCGAGTAATTCTCAAACTTCTGCAACTGCCCCAAAATTTATGACAGAAATGGGAGGAATCAAACAAGCTGTTGAAAAATACCTTGCCGCGTGGTCACTTGCGAAAAATATTGCAGCCGATCCTCAGAAATTTATTGATGAATCAAAGGGAATTATCTCAGCATTAAAAATGAGAATTGATAAAGAGAATACTGAATTATATCCGCTTGCAGATGTTTTATAGATGAATTTGTTTTAATGCTATTTTTTATTGGAATTCTATTTGGTTTTGCTATAGCAGTTAGTTTTTTTTACTTATTATATATTTATAACTATAAGTTTTTTTTGTTTAATCTAACACAAAAATTAAATCAAAACAATCAACTTCAAGTCTTTAATAAAAAATCATTTTTATCTCGAATGTTAAGTGATGGTAGACAAGAAAAAATTTACTCACAATTAAATGAGGTAATTGAAAAAAATTTCGATATTTTGGAACAGTTTGGTTTTAGTTTAGTGCAACAAAATTCAACTCTAGAATCTATGTCTGAATTTTCTGAGAATTTTGGAAATGTTGCACAAACTCAATCCCTTTCAACAGAAAATGTTGCGGCTAATTCTGAAGAGTTACGAGCTTCTTTTGATAATATCAATGTATTTGCTGAAACTCAAGTAGAAAATTTAAGTAAAGTTTATCAAGAGTTAAAAGAATTTGCTAATTTCATGAATTCCCTAAATTTAGACTTATCCACATTATCCTCTGATTCTATAAGTTTTACGGAAAGAATTCAAAAAGGTATTTTGGTTGTCACATCTGCAAAATCAGCGATGAAAAATATCGCAAATTCATCCTCCAAAATCAAAGACATTGCAAATGCAATCAATGAAATCTCGGAACAAACAAATCTGCTCGCTCTCAATGCATCCATCGAAGCTGCACGTGCTGGAGAAAAAGGGAGAGGTTTTGCAGTAGTTGCCAAAGAAATTACAAAACTGTCTGACAGAACTGTAAGTAGTGTAAAAGAAATTGAAAATTTTTTAAAAAGCACTACCAAAGAAGTTCAGGTGGGGATGGATACTTTATCAGTAACTTTTGAAATTATAAACGATATGTTGAAATGGACAGAAAAACTGGAATTTTTTCTAGAGAAACATGCATACGTTGTTTTGGAGAAAACTTCAGTTGTAAATCAAATTTCAGAAAATCTTGAAACTGTCAGGAAGGTTAGCCTTGAAATTAAAAATGCATCTAGAGAGCAGACGGAGGCTGTAGATCAAATTAATTTAAAAACTCAACATATAGCACAAGAGTCAGAAAGTATATTTATGAGCTCTATGGAACTTGGGGCACTCATAGATGAATTAAAAAGAATCACTAGTGTACTTAGGCAATTAGTTTCTTTACCAGCTAACGCAGGTTCATAAAGTAGTCTCTGAGTAGTTTAAAAGTTTGAAATTCGGAATAACTGTTTCCGAGATACCTTCGAACGTGGAAAGGTTTATGATAGTCGATAATTTAGTTCAGTGCTGTATGTGTAAAAAGGTTATGAAAGCAAATGCAAGAGAAACAAAATCAGAAAAAGGAAAGAGTTTAGCAATTTGCCCTTTCTGTAAATCTGCAGAATTTCAAACTCCTAAACTCAATGTGAAAGATAACAAGAAGTGGTAAATGATTTATCACCTCGATAAGTATATTATTTTGATGTAATAATCACTTTTCCAGTTCTACCTGGAGTGTTTGAACGATTCAAATATCCTTGAATATCTTCTAAATCGAATCGACTATCTATTTGTGAAACTAACTTTCTTTCTTCGAATAGTTTTATCAACTCACGCGCAGATTTTTCTTTTTTTTCAATTGGAGTATTTTGCATCCATTTCATTAACCAAAAACCTCGGATTATTATTTCTGTAAATATAATAGAGCCCGGCACTACAATGGGTTCATTACTCATTAAACCATATACAATGATCGTACCTTTCGGAGATAGGGACTGCATAGCTTCGTTTCCGACTTTACCGCCTACCGCATCAATTGCATAAGGAAATCCTTTTACGTTTGTAATTTTTCGAGCTCGTTTTACGAAATTTTCTGTATCTGTAACTATGATGTCTTCTGCACCCAAATCTAATAGTTCTTGCTTTTGTTCTTCCTTTCGAACAGTTCCTATAACTTTAAATCCTAAAATTTTAGAAATTTGTATCATGGCTCGACCTAAATGAGAAGATGCTGCGGTTACTAGTAATTGTTCACCTGGTTTTATTTTTAATTCATCGACGGCGAGTATCCATGAAGTAAGAAAATTTGCCCACACGCTAGTCGCTTCTTCGTCGGACAATGATTTTGGTGTTTTCATAATTTGATCGGGAGTAACTGTCGTATACTCCTTCCAAGTTCCCTGACTTCCGACGGCACCAATACCTAATGTTACTCTATCTCCGACGGAAAAATCTGTTACATTTTTTCCAATCTCTTCTATTGTTCCGGCTGCTTCATTTCCTGGTATTGCGGGTAACTTTGGTTTTACCCCATATAAACCCATTATTGTGTATAGATCAGAAGGATTTACAGATCTTGCTTTGATTTTAACTAGTACTTCGTTGTCTCCACATTCAGGAGTTGGGACTTCTTCTAATTTTAAAACGTCTTCTGGTTTTCCGTAATTTCTAAATACAACTGCTTTCATGAATTCTCCTATTGCGATTTTTAAACTACACGAACAATTTATACTATATGGTATGTGAAAATGAAAAATCTTACTCTAATTTGAGCCAGAGTTCTTCAGGTTTAGGATAATTTACAGACATTTTATTTTTTTCTAGAATTTTTCCTGCAAGTAGTTGGAGAGAAATTACATCTGCTGAGCAGTAGTGAATCAGTATATTTAAAGCTTCTTGGTTACGATTGTTTTTCCATTCCATCCATAAAAGAATTGCATCCATGCCATTGATTCCTACAAGGTTTGCTGGTCTTTGGATTCCAATTGATTTTTCGATTTCTTTTAATCCACCTTTAAAACCTACATGATAGGCTAACCAGCGTAAGTCTACATGGGCACAAGGTATTTTGGGAATATGAAAATAATTTTGAACCATTGGTATATCAAAGGAAGTGCCATTAAACGAAACCAAAATAGTTATATCATCCAGCAAATCTAA
Proteins encoded in this window:
- a CDS encoding Rrf2 family transcriptional regulator, which gives rise to MQLTNYTDYSLRVLIFLSAHSDRKVTIKEIAKSFNISKNHLVKVVHKLSTLKYIHTVPGAKGGINLAIHPNKIKLSEVVLAMEPSFHLAECFNPEGICAISPVCELQSILGSALNAFIKTLSNYTLADIVKKPNAYRNLL
- a CDS encoding hemerythrin domain-containing protein; amino-acid sequence: MPLTDTYRKQHGELLELAGKISSKLSKEDVVAHSGEIISILSQFASKLNMHLTMEDKALYPKLMASSNSQTSATAPKFMTEMGGIKQAVEKYLAAWSLAKNIAADPQKFIDESKGIISALKMRIDKENTELYPLADVL
- a CDS encoding zinc-dependent alcohol dehydrogenase family protein, giving the protein MKAVVFRNYGKPEDVLKLEEVPTPECGDNEVLVKIKARSVNPSDLYTIMGLYGVKPKLPAIPGNEAAGTIEEIGKNVTDFSVGDRVTLGIGAVGSQGTWKEYTTVTPDQIMKTPKSLSDEEATSVWANFLTSWILAVDELKIKPGEQLLVTAASSHLGRAMIQISKILGFKVIGTVRKEEQKQELLDLGAEDIIVTDTENFVKRARKITNVKGFPYAIDAVGGKVGNEAMQSLSPKGTIIVYGLMSNEPIVVPGSIIFTEIIIRGFWLMKWMQNTPIEKKEKSARELIKLFEERKLVSQIDSRFDLEDIQGYLNRSNTPGRTGKVIITSK
- a CDS encoding ribonuclease H-like domain-containing protein, with translation MINRSFLHFTGIGRKNLERLHSCGLTDWNRVLDNTDLLPFSEKMKIKLLSEISISVKHYENKNLNFFSEKLHPTERWTILAEYFDQASYFDIETNGEPYGDNITLIVCYHKGRLYKFLNGENLESFLDLLDDITILVSFNGTSFDIPMVQNYFHIPKIPCAHVDLRWLAYHVGFKGGLKEIEKSIGIQRPANLVGINGMDAILLWMEWKNNRNQEALNILIHYCSADVISLQLLAGKILEKNKMSVNYPKPEELWLKLE